A region of uncultured Anaeromusa sp. DNA encodes the following proteins:
- a CDS encoding phospho-N-acetylmuramoyl-pentapeptide-transferase, with the protein MSKKSIAIAVVLGIFGFGGFYAAGLKKGLLLFVAISVLGLLISNFVSPGLAIIATLASVYVSYKWASEHNAALALGKEQA; encoded by the coding sequence ATGTCGAAGAAAAGTATAGCTATAGCCGTTGTTTTGGGTATTTTTGGTTTTGGAGGGTTTTATGCAGCCGGTTTGAAAAAGGGGTTGCTGCTCTTTGTGGCGATTTCCGTTTTAGGGTTGCTGATTTCCAATTTCGTTTCCCCGGGGCTGGCGATTATTGCCACGCTTGCTAGTGTCTATGTGAGCTACAAATGGGCTAGCGAGCATAATGCGGCGTTGGCGTTAGGCAAAGAACAGGCCTGA
- a CDS encoding DUF4870 domain-containing protein, which yields MEPITGGQRILAAAHCGCFFGGLGFFLLPLVIWLCKRNDRFVAHHAKQAALFQLVLVPVMIVLVLALSLLIETETAAWIVVIGGGLLWLGCALLATMRALSGEHYVYPFFAPFGVKTPH from the coding sequence ATGGAGCCGATAACAGGCGGACAAAGAATACTGGCGGCGGCCCATTGCGGCTGCTTTTTCGGGGGCCTGGGATTTTTCCTGCTCCCGTTGGTAATCTGGCTATGTAAGCGCAACGATCGCTTTGTGGCGCACCATGCGAAGCAGGCGGCCCTTTTTCAACTGGTGTTGGTACCGGTGATGATCGTGCTTGTTTTGGCGCTTTCTTTGTTGATTGAAACAGAAACCGCCGCCTGGATCGTCGTCATCGGCGGCGGACTGTTGTGGTTGGGCTGCGCCCTGCTGGCGACCATGCGGGCTTTGAGCGGTGAGCACTATGTCTATCCGTTTTTTGCGCCTTTTGGAGTAAAGACGCCGCACTAA
- a CDS encoding GHKL domain-containing protein, with product MIETMLACLYLILSIVPFSFLRYYPFLKKLRFPLRTVCLLYAGILLLELTGMALLRHYGFWSSDIYSAYRFFFAIAFGVLSFCLIKADFFKQFFVYTMTVTYVIFIAGNAHFFEFLGIVYWKEAPDLLIANIVIVLQLLLTYPFVFRFLKNRVIPLLTLDSPVWKYIWTLPSMFVVGSFLFGSELKADVIWNWRYLAYRMIATAVVMISYYILVKIMEQTRQNTVLQEKIRTSQEVLEMQRQHYQLLTNRIQEARAIRHDFHHHLLAMQAYLDGRQYEQLIDYLSQYAREFSSPSQAPLCRHYLADAVLQHYQSLANEQGCEFCTFIDIPSQVSISDLDLCIVLGNLLENALEGSRRVAQDEQVLHLRLNQRGEMLLLTLDNHFDGSLHYRKGTLLSHKRGGTTEGIGLQSVRAIAEKYQGVVRVEPNANVFKVSVMLTLPPTEE from the coding sequence ATGATTGAAACCATGTTAGCTTGCTTATACCTGATTTTATCTATAGTACCCTTCAGTTTTCTGCGCTACTACCCTTTTTTAAAAAAACTGCGCTTTCCCCTGCGCACGGTATGCCTGCTGTACGCCGGAATCCTGCTTTTAGAGCTGACTGGCATGGCGCTGCTGCGTCACTACGGGTTTTGGTCCTCTGATATCTACAGCGCCTACCGGTTTTTCTTCGCCATCGCCTTCGGCGTGCTATCTTTTTGCCTGATTAAAGCCGACTTCTTCAAGCAGTTTTTTGTTTATACCATGACAGTGACCTATGTGATCTTTATAGCTGGAAACGCGCATTTTTTTGAATTTCTCGGTATTGTATATTGGAAAGAAGCACCGGACCTGCTTATTGCGAATATCGTTATCGTCCTGCAGCTTCTTCTAACCTATCCGTTTGTCTTTCGTTTTCTTAAAAACAGAGTCATCCCGCTCTTAACGCTGGACAGTCCCGTCTGGAAGTACATCTGGACCCTGCCCAGCATGTTTGTAGTCGGCTCTTTCCTCTTCGGTTCCGAGCTAAAAGCGGACGTCATCTGGAACTGGCGCTACCTTGCTTACCGCATGATCGCGACCGCTGTCGTCATGATCAGCTACTACATCTTGGTGAAAATCATGGAGCAAACCCGTCAAAATACCGTTTTGCAGGAAAAAATCCGCACCTCCCAGGAAGTGCTGGAAATGCAACGCCAACACTATCAGCTGCTTACCAACCGCATCCAGGAAGCCAGAGCTATCCGCCACGACTTTCACCATCACTTGCTGGCCATGCAAGCCTATCTGGACGGCAGGCAATACGAACAGCTCATAGACTACCTGTCCCAATACGCCCGGGAATTCTCCTCGCCGTCTCAAGCGCCCCTTTGCCGACACTATCTGGCAGATGCCGTTTTGCAGCACTACCAGAGTCTAGCAAACGAACAAGGCTGCGAATTTTGCACCTTCATCGACATTCCGTCCCAAGTCAGCATAAGCGACCTGGACCTATGCATCGTCCTCGGAAACCTGCTGGAAAACGCCCTTGAAGGCAGCCGCCGGGTGGCACAAGACGAGCAAGTCCTGCACCTGCGCCTGAATCAACGTGGCGAAATGTTACTGCTGACGCTGGACAACCATTTTGACGGCAGCCTTCATTATCGTAAAGGAACGTTGCTTTCCCATAAACGCGGCGGCACGACTGAAGGAATCGGCCTGCAAAGCGTTCGCGCCATCGCCGAAAAATACCAAGGCGTTGTCCGCGTCGAACCGAATGCCAATGTGTTCAAAGTCTCCGTTATGCTCACCTTGCCCCCAACGGAAGAATGA
- a CDS encoding GHKL domain-containing protein, with product MIDTLLCGVYLVLFVVPFSLLRYYPFWQKMRLPVRTVCLLYTAILAIEVALMILLKENSLWKPGIDGAYRLSFSVIFAILSFIIIKEAFFKQFFVYTMMATYAIFIYGNAHFLEVFGQVYWGELPDFLIADAAILLQLLLTYPLAFRFLKNRVIPLLALDSHVWRYIWAIPAMFVAGAFLFGFELKAEVVWNWRYFAYRLIAGVVIIASYLILVKIMEQTRQNAALQENIRASQEVLELQRQHYQLLTNRIQEAKAIRHDFHHHLLAMQAYLDGRQYEQLTDYLSLYAREFSTPSQAPLCRHYLADAVLQHYQNLANEQGCEFRTFIDIPPQVSISDLDLCIVLGNLLENALEGSRSIPQAERSLQLHMKQHGEMLLLTLDNRFDGALQYHEGTLLSQKRSEKTEGIGLQSVRAIAEKYQGVVRVEPNAKLFKVSVMLTLPPNEDQNTKDPERDSVAPTRNSDTEHYD from the coding sequence ATGATTGACACCCTTTTATGCGGCGTATATCTAGTCTTGTTTGTAGTTCCCTTTAGCTTGTTGCGATATTATCCTTTTTGGCAAAAAATGCGCTTGCCGGTCCGTACGGTATGCCTCCTATACACGGCTATCCTAGCGATCGAAGTGGCCTTGATGATCCTTCTAAAAGAGAACAGCCTTTGGAAACCGGGGATTGACGGTGCCTACCGCCTTTCGTTCTCTGTGATTTTTGCCATACTATCCTTTATCATCATCAAAGAAGCTTTTTTTAAACAATTTTTCGTATACACAATGATGGCAACCTATGCCATTTTTATATACGGGAATGCACATTTTTTAGAAGTTTTCGGCCAGGTGTACTGGGGTGAACTTCCGGACTTTCTGATTGCGGACGCAGCCATTTTACTGCAGCTCTTACTTACCTATCCGTTAGCGTTTCGGTTTCTCAAAAATAGGGTTATTCCCCTGCTGGCTCTAGACAGCCACGTCTGGCGATATATATGGGCAATTCCTGCCATGTTTGTAGCCGGAGCTTTTTTGTTTGGCTTCGAATTAAAAGCGGAAGTCGTTTGGAACTGGCGCTATTTTGCTTATCGTCTGATAGCGGGTGTTGTTATTATAGCCAGCTATTTGATTTTGGTAAAAATCATGGAACAAACCCGCCAAAACGCTGCGTTGCAGGAAAACATCCGCGCTTCCCAAGAAGTGCTGGAATTACAGCGCCAGCACTACCAGTTACTTACTAACCGCATCCAAGAAGCCAAGGCTATTCGCCATGATTTTCACCATCACTTGCTGGCCATGCAAGCGTATCTGGACGGCAGGCAATACGAACAACTCACAGACTACTTATCCCTCTACGCCCGGGAATTCTCCACCCCGTCTCAAGCGCCCCTTTGCCGCCACTATCTGGCCGATGCTGTTTTGCAGCACTACCAAAATTTGGCGAACGAGCAAGGCTGTGAATTTCGCACCTTCATCGATATTCCGCCCCAAGTCAGTATAAGCGACCTGGATTTATGCATTGTCCTCGGAAACCTGCTGGAAAACGCCCTGGAAGGCAGCCGCAGCATACCGCAAGCAGAACGTTCTTTGCAGTTGCACATGAAACAGCATGGAGAAATGCTGCTTTTGACGCTGGACAATCGCTTTGATGGTGCGCTGCAGTACCACGAAGGAACGCTTCTTTCTCAAAAGCGTAGCGAAAAAACAGAAGGCATAGGGCTTCAAAGTGTTCGTGCCATCGCTGAAAAATACCAAGGAGTCGTTCGCGTCGAGCCGAACGCGAAACTATTCAAAGTCTCGGTCATGCTCACCTTGCCCCCTAACGAAGACCAAAACACAAAGGATCCGGAACGTGACAGCGTAGCGCCCACCCGGAACAGTGACACCGAACATTATGATTGA
- a CDS encoding LytTR family DNA-binding domain-containing protein → MALLHLAVCDDRTEDRARLCRLLEEYGQHNHLELTVDQWTTGEDFLHAFAPGQYQVLFLDIYMGQINGVETARAIREQDEDCAIVFVTTSTEHALEGFGVNALHYLLKPVTADQLKMVFQRLSRFCEEEPAYLTVKSQRIQVRCKIKNILYVEVYDKLCLIHTKADTIQTYMPLDEVARQLPEKLFLRCHRSYLVNMSHVSRLEEGTFLISDGHSVPIRQGDKLALKQRYLDYVFAATREGEA, encoded by the coding sequence ATGGCATTGCTGCACCTGGCGGTTTGCGACGACAGAACAGAAGACCGAGCGCGGCTCTGCCGTCTGCTCGAAGAATACGGCCAACACAACCACCTAGAACTGACAGTAGACCAATGGACCACTGGCGAAGACTTCCTGCATGCCTTTGCTCCCGGTCAGTACCAAGTCTTATTCCTGGATATTTATATGGGACAAATTAACGGCGTAGAAACGGCCCGCGCGATACGCGAACAAGATGAAGACTGCGCGATTGTGTTTGTCACGACAAGCACAGAGCATGCCCTGGAGGGATTTGGGGTTAACGCCTTGCATTACCTTTTAAAACCAGTAACAGCCGACCAATTAAAGATGGTGTTTCAACGTTTGAGCCGTTTCTGTGAAGAAGAACCGGCTTACCTGACGGTGAAATCGCAGCGCATACAAGTTCGCTGTAAGATAAAGAACATCTTATATGTGGAAGTCTACGATAAATTGTGCTTAATACATACGAAAGCAGACACGATTCAAACCTATATGCCGCTGGATGAAGTGGCGCGGCAACTGCCGGAGAAGCTATTTCTGCGCTGCCACCGCAGCTATTTGGTAAACATGAGCCATGTCAGCCGTCTTGAAGAGGGAACTTTTCTTATTAGCGACGGTCATTCCGTTCCCATCCGGCAAGGAGACAAGCTAGCCCTCAAGCAGCGTTATTTGGACTACGTGTTTGCAGCGACCCGAGAAGGTGAAGCATGA
- a CDS encoding cyclic 2,3-diphosphoglycerate synthase: MHKVVILGAAGRDFHVFNTCFKDDADSRVVAFTATQIPDIAGRRYPPSLAGHFYPQGIPIVPEEELEILLRTEAVDEVVFAYSDVSHETVMHVASRVLASGADFRLLGPAKTMLQASKPVIAVCAVRTGAGKSQVSRKLASWLKEWGLRVAIVRHPMPYGELERQRCQRFATVEDLQRARCTVEEREEYEPHLAAGHIVYAGVDYGEVLAAAEAEADVLLWDGGNNDFSFFQSDWLLVVADPLRLGHERSYHPGETNLRMADVVIINKVDSVSVQVVALLQASIAEVNSKASVVLTASPPRLDRSEELRDKRVVVVEDGPSVTHGGMAYGAGLLAARAAGAEVVDPWPWTEGSLARAQELYPHLRQVLPALGYQPEQLEELETALNAASCEAIVSATPSRLERLLRLNKPLYQVGYELEERPPGILKDLLQKKVQKWSETGRIRDVFTSRI, from the coding sequence ATGCACAAGGTTGTGATTTTAGGAGCCGCAGGACGCGATTTTCATGTTTTCAATACTTGTTTTAAGGACGATGCCGACAGTCGGGTAGTGGCTTTTACAGCAACGCAAATCCCGGATATTGCAGGCAGACGGTATCCGCCGTCCTTGGCGGGGCATTTCTATCCGCAGGGCATTCCCATTGTACCGGAAGAAGAGTTGGAGATATTGCTGCGAACGGAAGCGGTAGACGAGGTTGTTTTTGCGTACAGCGATGTTTCACATGAAACGGTGATGCATGTAGCGTCAAGAGTCTTGGCCTCTGGAGCTGACTTTCGCCTTTTGGGTCCGGCCAAGACCATGCTGCAGGCGTCTAAGCCTGTTATTGCCGTATGTGCTGTGCGGACTGGTGCAGGCAAGAGTCAAGTTTCGCGAAAGCTGGCGTCTTGGCTGAAAGAATGGGGGCTGCGGGTGGCTATTGTACGTCATCCCATGCCGTATGGAGAGTTGGAGCGCCAGCGCTGTCAGCGGTTTGCTACAGTGGAGGATTTGCAGCGCGCCCGCTGTACGGTGGAAGAACGCGAGGAATATGAACCGCATTTGGCGGCAGGACACATTGTTTATGCGGGTGTGGATTACGGAGAGGTTTTGGCGGCGGCTGAAGCGGAGGCAGATGTGCTTCTTTGGGATGGCGGCAATAACGATTTCTCCTTTTTTCAGTCAGATTGGCTGCTTGTAGTAGCCGATCCGTTACGTTTAGGGCATGAGCGTTCGTACCATCCGGGGGAAACCAATTTGCGCATGGCGGACGTGGTGATTATCAACAAAGTGGACAGCGTTTCGGTGCAAGTGGTGGCGTTGCTGCAAGCTTCGATTGCAGAAGTCAACTCCAAGGCGTCGGTGGTGTTGACGGCTTCACCGCCTCGGTTGGACCGTAGTGAAGAGCTACGAGATAAGCGGGTAGTGGTGGTGGAAGACGGACCGTCAGTAACGCACGGCGGCATGGCGTACGGTGCTGGATTGCTGGCGGCTCGCGCCGCCGGCGCTGAGGTTGTAGATCCTTGGCCCTGGACCGAAGGTTCCTTGGCACGAGCGCAGGAGCTGTATCCTCATTTGCGGCAGGTGCTGCCGGCGTTAGGCTATCAACCGGAGCAGCTGGAGGAACTGGAGACGGCGTTGAATGCCGCCTCTTGCGAGGCCATTGTTTCGGCTACGCCCAGTCGGTTGGAGCGGCTGCTTCGTTTGAACAAGCCGTTGTATCAGGTTGGCTATGAATTAGAAGAACGACCACCCGGTATTTTGAAAGACTTGCTCCAGAAAAAGGTGCAAAAATGGAGCGAAACAGGTCGGATTCGGGACGTATTTACCAGTAGAATTTAG
- a CDS encoding NUDIX domain-containing protein gives MQQRVAALIVKKGKVLIARRSEGRTQAGLWEFPWGNCEKDEAPEACLERNLVDAMGLNVAIGGRFALRSYGEVRLLAYWAQWQEGNFSLSGHDELAWAGPEELSSYEFMPMDVFLVEKLIRQGMSDIAGASKAIGG, from the coding sequence ATGCAGCAACGAGTGGCAGCGCTCATCGTAAAAAAAGGCAAGGTTTTGATCGCCCGGCGCAGTGAAGGACGTACACAGGCAGGTTTATGGGAATTTCCCTGGGGCAACTGTGAAAAAGATGAAGCGCCGGAGGCTTGTTTGGAGCGGAATCTAGTAGATGCCATGGGCTTGAATGTGGCAATTGGAGGACGCTTTGCCTTGCGCTCCTATGGAGAGGTGCGCTTGTTGGCCTATTGGGCGCAATGGCAGGAGGGGAATTTTTCGCTTTCCGGTCATGATGAATTGGCTTGGGCCGGCCCGGAAGAATTGAGCAGCTATGAATTTATGCCAATGGATGTTTTTTTGGTGGAAAAGCTGATCCGCCAAGGCATGAGTGATATAGCAGGCGCTAGCAAAGCTATCGGGGGATAG
- a CDS encoding methyl-accepting chemotaxis protein, giving the protein MSNNEPLRTVSRQTLQSKLVLLLVLFAFLSAALVGGVSTYMNVVQTKKDIAESNRELTGQAASEIERFMSDAKGLTEALAATPTARSMDAAQIKEMLVAAQQKNAYMELIYVMDASGMQIARTSGTLANRGDRPYFKDAIAGKLHFSDAYISSFTQAPTVTISTAIRDAAGKPIGVFAADISLKSLWAMAEAVKVGQNGYLDIVDNKGKLLAHPDKEKVQKNESVGDQPYIAAVMQRQSGSQEGASTRGEAAMISYSPAKSIGWGVVAYLPSSEVSSQVWTIVLTMAGLLFLVAVGAGATAVYSAKSLAQPLQVLDDAAERMADGDLSRSFEVDGVAEITHLGDSITRMQQNLHGMIKQVASSSEHLAASSEELTASADQSAQASQQVAQSITDVAHGTDDQLKAVQQAAHGVEAMSSRIQEVAANLGQMAHSSTETAQAARGGEKAVQTAVKQMQLIESSVSQSAEVVARLGERSQEIGQIVDTISGIAGQTNLLALNAAIEAARAGEQGRGFAVVADEVRKLAEQSQEAAKRIAELIGEIQGDTQSAVVAMQDGTREVERGTAVVDDAGHTFTQIVGLIDAMYQQVQHVSQAAQEIGAHSQDVVQSVQRIESISRETAGHTQTVSAATEEQSASMEEIATSSQALAKMAEEMQHTVGRFRL; this is encoded by the coding sequence GTGAGCAATAATGAACCGTTACGAACCGTAAGCAGGCAGACGTTGCAGAGCAAGCTAGTCTTGCTGCTAGTGTTGTTTGCCTTCTTATCGGCTGCCTTGGTGGGCGGCGTCAGTACCTATATGAACGTGGTGCAGACAAAAAAAGACATTGCCGAAAGCAACCGTGAATTGACAGGCCAAGCCGCTAGTGAAATTGAACGTTTCATGAGCGATGCTAAGGGGCTGACAGAGGCGTTGGCGGCGACGCCGACGGCGAGGAGCATGGATGCAGCGCAAATCAAGGAAATGCTTGTAGCGGCGCAGCAAAAAAATGCTTATATGGAATTGATTTATGTTATGGACGCCAGCGGTATGCAGATTGCCAGAACATCCGGCACGCTGGCTAATCGAGGGGATCGTCCATACTTTAAAGACGCTATAGCGGGGAAGCTGCACTTTAGCGACGCCTATATTTCTTCCTTTACACAGGCGCCGACGGTGACGATTTCAACCGCCATCAGGGATGCCGCAGGTAAGCCTATCGGTGTTTTTGCGGCAGATATTAGTCTTAAATCACTTTGGGCGATGGCGGAAGCTGTCAAAGTGGGGCAAAACGGCTATCTGGATATTGTGGACAACAAAGGCAAGCTGTTAGCGCACCCGGATAAAGAGAAAGTGCAAAAGAACGAATCCGTTGGCGATCAGCCGTATATTGCGGCTGTGATGCAAAGGCAGAGCGGCAGCCAAGAGGGTGCTTCTACGCGTGGCGAAGCGGCGATGATTTCCTATTCGCCAGCCAAGTCTATCGGCTGGGGGGTTGTGGCGTATTTGCCATCAAGTGAAGTAAGCAGTCAAGTGTGGACTATTGTTTTGACTATGGCGGGCTTATTGTTTCTGGTGGCTGTCGGTGCTGGGGCGACGGCGGTTTATTCGGCGAAGAGTCTGGCTCAACCGCTGCAGGTGCTGGATGACGCGGCGGAACGGATGGCGGACGGCGATTTGAGCCGTAGCTTTGAGGTAGATGGTGTTGCGGAAATTACGCATTTGGGTGACTCTATTACTCGGATGCAGCAAAACTTGCATGGCATGATTAAGCAGGTAGCCAGCTCTTCGGAACATTTAGCTGCCTCCAGTGAAGAATTGACAGCCAGTGCGGATCAGTCGGCGCAGGCGTCGCAGCAGGTGGCGCAGTCGATTACCGATGTAGCTCATGGTACCGATGATCAGCTGAAGGCGGTACAGCAGGCGGCGCATGGCGTCGAGGCTATGTCGTCGCGCATTCAAGAGGTGGCGGCTAATCTCGGTCAGATGGCCCATTCGTCGACCGAGACGGCTCAGGCGGCTCGAGGCGGCGAAAAAGCGGTGCAAACAGCAGTGAAACAGATGCAGTTGATTGAGTCGTCAGTCAGCCAGTCGGCGGAAGTGGTGGCGCGTCTGGGCGAGCGTTCTCAAGAAATTGGCCAAATTGTGGATACCATCAGTGGCATTGCTGGACAGACTAACCTCTTAGCGTTGAATGCGGCGATTGAGGCCGCGCGGGCTGGTGAACAGGGACGCGGCTTTGCTGTGGTGGCGGACGAAGTGCGCAAGCTGGCGGAGCAGAGCCAAGAAGCGGCCAAACGCATTGCCGAGTTGATTGGGGAGATTCAAGGCGATACCCAAAGCGCGGTTGTGGCCATGCAGGATGGCACGCGCGAGGTGGAACGGGGTACGGCGGTGGTGGATGACGCCGGTCATACCTTCACACAGATTGTCGGTTTGATTGACGCTATGTATCAGCAGGTGCAGCATGTAAGCCAGGCGGCGCAGGAAATTGGCGCGCACAGCCAAGATGTGGTGCAGTCCGTGCAGCGCATTGAAAGCATCAGCCGTGAGACGGCGGGGCATACGCAGACCGTATCCGCCGCGACGGAAGAGCAGTCGGCCTCGATGGAAGAGATTGCTACTTCCAGCCAGGCGCTGGCCAAGATGGCCGAAGAAATGCAGCATACCGTGGGGCGGTTTCGACTGTAA
- a CDS encoding V4R domain-containing protein: MERRYPFSWELLGGLTEGRPTLGRYARLEAYRLMQYTMRDVLEERLGTEQAEGLFYQAGQLAGKEFYQHMIGETHEGQWLLRRLQQVLREMGLGLLRLEEAASDNSRFVFVLKEDLDCSGGPTKGYSSCYFDAGVFSGVLEAFFKHPYDVVETECWNLGDGRCRFEAKVGQGLGQDFCDSSLVHG; encoded by the coding sequence ATGGAACGTCGGTATCCTTTTTCATGGGAGCTTCTAGGTGGGCTGACTGAAGGTCGGCCTACGCTGGGAAGGTATGCGAGACTGGAAGCGTATCGGTTGATGCAGTATACGATGAGGGATGTGCTGGAAGAACGCCTGGGAACGGAGCAGGCGGAAGGGCTGTTTTACCAGGCCGGTCAATTGGCAGGTAAGGAGTTTTACCAACATATGATTGGAGAAACTCATGAAGGCCAATGGCTCTTGCGGCGGTTACAGCAAGTTTTGAGGGAAATGGGTTTGGGTTTGCTTCGGCTGGAAGAGGCGGCGTCGGACAATAGCCGCTTTGTGTTTGTGCTGAAGGAAGACCTCGATTGTTCGGGTGGTCCAACAAAGGGCTATTCTAGCTGCTACTTTGATGCAGGCGTCTTTTCCGGTGTTCTAGAAGCGTTTTTCAAGCATCCTTATGATGTTGTGGAAACCGAATGCTGGAACCTGGGCGATGGGCGTTGTCGCTTTGAGGCCAAGGTAGGACAGGGCCTAGGGCAGGATTTTTGTGATTCAAGCTTAGTGCATGGATAG
- a CDS encoding FHA domain-containing protein, whose translation MEENWCLVVEKGVPYPSGSRIMLEKGEWLLGRGGQGEAGVYFASPFVSRRHCLICCDETGVSIKELGSRHGTSVNGEPVQQEVRRLAPGDRLELASGLVALRLEHGGDEKTLDLSRTLMLRQGLELPQPLGIFPERQECQVYGESVSLSGKEWHLLQLLWERAGTLVDYETIKREIWPERMPSDGQGVVDVGTDELNVLIYRLRKKLGDASRLLKTVRGSGLLLKGANE comes from the coding sequence GTGGAAGAAAATTGGTGTTTGGTTGTAGAAAAAGGAGTGCCCTATCCTTCCGGCAGTCGGATTATGCTGGAAAAAGGCGAATGGCTATTGGGTCGCGGCGGCCAGGGCGAGGCAGGGGTGTATTTTGCCAGCCCGTTCGTCTCACGGCGTCATTGTTTGATTTGTTGTGATGAAACCGGTGTAAGTATAAAAGAACTGGGCAGCCGTCACGGTACCAGCGTCAACGGTGAGCCTGTGCAGCAAGAAGTGCGGCGGTTGGCGCCGGGAGACCGTCTGGAATTGGCATCCGGTCTTGTGGCGTTGCGGCTAGAACATGGGGGCGACGAAAAAACGCTGGATTTGAGCCGAACGCTGATGCTGCGGCAGGGCTTGGAGCTGCCGCAACCGTTGGGGATATTCCCGGAAAGGCAAGAATGCCAGGTGTACGGGGAAAGTGTTTCTTTGAGTGGCAAAGAGTGGCATTTGCTGCAGCTTTTGTGGGAACGAGCCGGTACGCTGGTGGACTATGAGACGATCAAACGGGAGATTTGGCCGGAACGCATGCCAAGTGATGGACAGGGAGTGGTGGACGTAGGCACGGATGAGCTGAATGTACTCATCTATCGGTTGCGCAAGAAGTTGGGCGATGCTTCGCGGCTTTTGAAAACCGTCCGCGGCAGTGGTCTGCTGCTTAAAGGAGCCAATGAATGA
- a CDS encoding AbrB family transcriptional regulator: protein MFLMFQTGFVAACGGVLFFWLNMPLPWTLGPLAAVLLWRALLHRPAIWPVQVRNGGMLFLGYAMGAPFTPHTAQAILQQLPAICLSTVLVIAISLWMASVTARYTDISLSSAFLGSTPGGLTQMTALSEEMPHTDPGVVTFLQTFRLLATVFTVPFLVLHGLADQVDVAGVVLSGSAEELLIAYLPPMGLAIGGMLIATQLHLPTPQLLGPILGTAIWSLQGYTTPPLPSELLKAAQWCVGTYMGFNIPLVALPSWKRLVPLTALSVVLLLTGTLGIGLVLSNLHGYSLATAFIATAPGGMAEMGLTAMMVHADLSIIISYQLFRLLFILLVIPPFFQWYFRYRNQ, encoded by the coding sequence ATGTTTCTCATGTTTCAAACCGGCTTTGTCGCTGCCTGCGGAGGCGTTTTATTCTTTTGGCTGAACATGCCTCTCCCCTGGACGCTGGGTCCTTTAGCGGCGGTTCTGCTCTGGCGGGCCTTGTTGCACCGCCCGGCAATTTGGCCTGTGCAGGTTCGTAACGGAGGCATGCTCTTTCTGGGCTACGCCATGGGAGCCCCTTTCACACCGCACACGGCGCAAGCCATTTTACAACAATTGCCTGCCATCTGCCTTTCGACCGTTTTGGTTATCGCCATCAGCCTTTGGATGGCTTCCGTAACGGCTCGCTACACTGACATCAGCCTGTCCAGCGCCTTTCTAGGCAGTACGCCCGGCGGTTTGACGCAAATGACTGCCTTAAGCGAAGAAATGCCGCATACCGATCCCGGCGTCGTTACCTTTTTGCAGACTTTTCGTCTTTTGGCTACGGTCTTCACGGTACCGTTTTTGGTTTTGCATGGCCTGGCAGATCAAGTGGATGTCGCTGGCGTTGTCTTGTCCGGCAGTGCCGAGGAGCTGCTTATTGCCTACCTGCCTCCGATGGGCTTGGCGATTGGCGGCATGCTGATCGCCACACAGCTGCACTTGCCCACGCCGCAGCTGTTAGGCCCCATTCTAGGCACAGCCATCTGGTCTTTGCAAGGCTACACCACCCCGCCCCTGCCTTCGGAATTGCTGAAGGCCGCTCAATGGTGCGTCGGCACCTACATGGGCTTCAACATTCCTTTGGTGGCGCTTCCTTCGTGGAAACGCCTAGTGCCGCTGACAGCGCTGTCCGTCGTCTTGCTACTCACAGGCACGCTAGGCATCGGCCTGGTTCTTTCCAATCTGCATGGCTATAGCCTGGCTACGGCCTTTATTGCCACCGCTCCCGGCGGCATGGCGGAAATGGGCCTCACCGCCATGATGGTCCACGCGGATCTTTCCATCATCATCTCCTATCAGCTGTTTCGGCTTCTCTTCATCCTCCTCGTCATCCCGCCGTTCTTCCAGTGGTACTTTCGGTACAGGAATCAATAA